From Heliangelus exortis chromosome 11, bHelExo1.hap1, whole genome shotgun sequence:
cctGCCCCCATGCTCAAAGAtgccttcccagacagctgccctctgggggaaaaggcaaaaaaaaaaaaaaaaaaaaggcagcagagtccTGTGCGTACGAGGGATCAACAAAGGAGCCCCATaatcttctcttgttgcaggacCAGGATATGGAGTGGCTGAGAGATCTGATAGCCAACCTGTCACCCTCCATCCTcaggagcctgcaggatgtctcgcaggtctggcatttccagagcaggtcacagtttcCCCCCCTGCAAGCCCCCAGAGAGGTTTCTcccccaaagccctctgcaccctgaggggtacagaggcatagaaaggagcagaggctgcagtgggaaggggctttggccacctcctggccatggcagatgggtgtggggattcttccctgaggctgggagggaccccagggacatggaggcagagccaggctttgctgctgttcccaggaagctgtggcAAATGATCCCTGGGGAAGGAGCCTCAGGTCCAGACAAGCTCCAGTGCCCCTGACACCCCTTCCCACTGTCCTGGATACTCTGTGGCTATCTCTGGCCCCAGTCCTCGTGTTGGCACCTCCACTTCGTGGACTGAAAGGACAATGGGCAaaatcctccagctgcagctaGAGAGGGAGGGGAGCGGAGCGGAGGGGGGactgctgggagggacccctgcgtgtggcatctgaggggatggttgcagtccagtggcagcaccatcctcccctctgttccctgcaggcagaaaaaatcttgaggtgcatccacagaaacgTGGAGCACGTGCGCACGGAACCATCGCGGTTCATCCTGAGATCCgtgcttgggctgctgagcGAGTGCTGCCCTGAGGAAACAGTTCAGACCCTGCTGATgatcagtccctcctgtgacaagtatgagccccaagagccctggggacttgttccatagcccaggcacagcacaaacggccaaggcagccctgctaagagtgttctggcttgcagcgctgcgctggccatgtgggagatgctgctgtccctgcccagcacttctgtgacaGTTCTTGACCGGCTGTTCAGcgtgatccagggctggagagcaaagtgtgctatcccatctgtgagtgaccagagcaggtCTTGCTCCCCTTCAAGGCTGTtcctggctccccaggaaaACAGACAcgtccctcctgcctgccccaaacagccccctcctccaggccttggggacacagcccctcagggccagcagggacctgccctgcaccaacCCCCTTGTTCCAGCCCCACGAGGCTGCCCCAGGAGCTCCCCAAGGACAAATAGGAACCCCGCCCCTATctgggcagcactctgcttccccactgcctgcaccccccaccccgcgctgcagctggaaacctggggcaggggcCAGAGTTGGGTGCCAGAGGAGGGGTCCCCGTGCTGGCCCAGGGAGGCTTGTGGGGCCCCactgaagcaggaggggagcccccagggctgctggccCGTGGCCTGGCAGATGGGTCACAGTCTCCATGGGTGTCTCTGTGGGCTGGGCCGATGCCTGAGCCGCACTCCACATGCAGCCCAGGGGCTTCAGCAGTGCCACAGCtgcttccttgcactgagagctgtccctttgtctttctgcaggcaaaGCAGGTCCTGTCCAAGCTCAGTCAGCGGCCCCGCTGTCAGGGGATCCTGGAagtgctcttccccaggctcctcatgagCTTGCTCTACAAAGTTTCCCTGGGTGCAGTGATCCTGGGACAGGAGCCACCTCAGGCCGATCAAGCCAGCCCTTTGGGGTGcgccttccccttcccctgccattcccctgggccctcggccagggcccctgctctgtgtgtaaccggaccttgctctgcacacagggtggCAGTGGACGGCATTAAAGCTCTGTTGCATGCCGCTGGCTGTCAAAGGCACGTCCAGAACATCCAGAAGGTGGgcggctgggacatgatgctggACGTGGACACCCTCGAGAGAGGAGTCAgcttgctggccaggtgagagcagaggagtccccaggcacccaggccccgggctgcagccgcaGCGCTGGCCAGGGAGCGGTCCGAGTGGCAAGGAgtgctccttgcctggggagagagcagggcgcAGTCGGCAGCAagtggtgtggaggctgtggctgggtgcaaaggcgtgtcctggcctgggctatcctggctgggctggcatgggcagggcaatcccagcaaagctttgcctgccctgctcaccgccagcactgcttttctttccctgccctgcccagagagatgaggaagagcccTGCTAAGCAGCGATACCTCCTCTTCCATCATGTCAAAGAGATTCTTGaccagaggagggaatggcagctCAACTTTGCCATCACTTTCTATactgaggtaagcctggtgggaagcagtgcctctgccagatgcttctgaagccgtccctctggcacaggcggctgccgccgggtgggatgacagtccctggagctgggacagagggctctgctgccagtcaggccctggggcctccatccagcccttcctgctggggcagtgctcagcaccgccacgtgtccacaggcagggctggtcagcccccaggccccgagctggcagtggtaaccaggagctgcagagtgccagggtcctgcccgtctctcaccgctgttgctctttcagctgctgggctgcctgggcCTTGGAAAGGATCGGAGTGACGTGTGCCTCCTCCACTCCTACCTGAGCCATGGCAATCAGACAGTCCGTCTGCTGGCACTCGGGGGCTTGGTGGCACTCGCAGGAGATCCGCGGATGGTGAGCGAGGCGTAGTCAGGCGGAGCCGcgttggcagcctggggctggggcaggggtaaCGTgctggcttgggcctggctgagaggaaggaggtggctgtcagcagagagaggggtggctgagcaggggccacagagcctttgctctccttgctctctccttcatccccatcggcatgcgcagcgcctgccgggaagctgggtgggaggctggtgctcagcacgcagggcgtttgtgccaggctgctcctccactgctccaccctcaCAGAAAGTCTCCGTTTCCTCCAGGCAAGACAAATGCGGGACACCTCTCTGCTGGAGAGCATCCTGGTGTTCCTGAAGGATCCGTCCACAAGCATGAGGACGGGGGCCTTGCTGTTCTTCCAAACCATGTTGGGtttcctgaggaggaaagaggccagccccgtctccctgctgctggtggagaagctcccaaccctctttggtgatgtaaggcCGATGTGGGAGCCTGACCCCATAGAGGGGCAtggggcaaggacagctgccctccagcccagccctgcggGAAGCAcgtgggcagggctgctgccctcctcacgcccctgggctctgctgggagggctgctgggctctgcacccagcatggcttctccttggcctcagCCTCTATAGAGGTGCCCTGagcccagcaaccccagagcatctcccctcACATTGACCACGTTAATAGCCTTGGTCACTGTGGGTGGggagaggctgttgctgcagtCACACCGTCTTCCTTCCTaccaggagtccagccaggtgcaagagctgtccctcagcctctttggggAGACGATGAAGGCTGTGGCGAGGAGGGACAAGGGAGAGATGAAGGAGAGGATACGAAGGGTCGTggtctctctctccctgcacATGTATACTGAGAGCAGGAGTATGGCTGAGGTACCGAGttgaaagctgagcacctgctttgcccttccttccctctgccccagccctggcagcagctcatcagctctTGCCTATTACTCTtgtgctggctggcagagtgccatagctgaggtggtggccgccccgtgtccctgcctcggGCATTGAAGCCCAGGcattcaggctctgtccccagctgcctcttcccataagtagctgggggcagctggcagccttgccaagaggagggggatgacaggtctccttctctgagctgtggtgccagctcccacctgctgctgttttgcaggcctGTGGCAAAGCCCTCCTCATCAGTGCAAAGTTCCTGGGTTGGAGGAGGctcaagagggtgatcaagaggaggaagagctggctgattggagagactttggtgaggacaacccccaggtgccagggcctgggctggacaagggATGTTCCAAGGGTGCCCGGGGTGTGGATGCGCAGCTGTTCCTGGCTGGCCCTGATCCAGAGCAGAATGCACAGCTTGGAGCTCAgtcccccttccttcccttttccctaaGGCATAGCcagggctgcttctgcaggcccctcttccccccagcccctgagTGCTTCGGGAGCCCCCGGACCacctgggccctggcagcagcacggaGGGGTCACAGTACCCCCACAGCCAGACCCCCTCTGActgtggctctggctgcacctcagccccccgggactcctggctggcagaaaggaatgggctgggggggaaggggtgggatgggcagagggactgctctggcacacgGGGAAATGGTCTGTGCCAACCCCATGACATGACCTtgggcactctccagctgaagcaggacaggagcagggtaGAAGACTACGTGCGTTTCAGCCTGCCCTACCTGCAGGACTCTCAGGCCAGTGTGAGAGCGGAGACCATCAGGTTCATGGGTGAGCCGAAGCCCCCGGAGACTctcttctggcagcccggccccagcccccggcgctgccttggcaggcaggagcagccctgtggctgtcccgGGCAGGGTCCTGGCCTCccactgccctgccctgcccaggcctTGGTGGCCGCCTGGCTCAGTGGCAGCAGCGCCCTCGGGGACTTGCCCGGGGCCATCGCTGCGGAGcgctgggcaggagggcgtgcggccgagctggccgggccgggggcggtGCTGCcgggggcagtgctggggagggggaggtctgacgggagctctgtgcacagggactgctgcgcAGCACCTGGGGAGAAGCCCACCTAAAGAGACGCTGGAGGTTCTGTGGGACGGTGAGTAGAgtcagaggtgctgggtgctgcattCCTGGCTCcgctgcagggaaaggagggagaagctgtgactgtcccatccctggaagtgttcagggccaggctggctgtggcttggagctccccggcctagtgggaggtgtccctgcccgtggtggggggttggggtgggacTAGGCGATCCTTaagaaggtcccttccagcccagcccagtctgggagcctgggattccagcttccagctgctccctcggtcccacctgctcctcctaGGAAgccagggaaagagagggatggggcttgcaTAGAAGcgtctgtgcagacagcagccttTCACCACCGCTcgctttctttctgtttgcagtCGTCAAGCCCTTTGATAAGGACCCTGATGCCTCAGTCAGGTCCCAAGCTGGTGAGACCTTGCACATCCTGCAGACTgtgtgggagctgcagagacaaAGATGGTCCTTCCGGAGactgtgctgctggtgttgATGAGGTGGgtcaaggacaatcttgctgCCACCATCTTCCTGACGGTACTTTCACCGCTGCCCCGTCAcggctgctgttccccagaACCTCATGtgcacccccaggctgtgctcGACTGTCTAAGTCCAAACGAGTGCCCCCAGAACTTTCCTGTCCCCTTGCTTTCCCAGTTAAACCTCCCTGATGTcatcagagcaggaggaagcgGCTGCACTGGGGTGGAGCATTTGCATCATCAGCCGGAGACTCACAGATGATTACAATTCTCCCAAGCTGTGAGAAGTAACCGCTGCgttcctcttctgtcacttccaggaggtcaccagggtgtctgcagagtttttgacCTCTCCCGcagagacctagagcagctCGAGTCATGCGGCTGAGCCCACACCCAAACAAGATACCCTGTTGGAGGCTGTTTGGCAATGGATTCATCACGAGCTGcccaagaggctacaggaggttCCAGCCTTGCCGGGCAGGGCCCGTGTCACCGTGTGGGCCCAGGCGGCTTaggacagctgggcagggcacagctgagccagagctgctctccttgtctcctcagagcagcgggacgtgcagcctcctggcctctggcatAGCTTCCAATAGGTCAAAGAGGTCCCCAAATAAAACGTGGCGTTTGGGAAGCACAGCGTGTGGTGAAAGCTGTTCTATGGCACCTAGGCCCTGATCCTGGGACTGATGGGTGATCCTGGGCTCAATGCATCACCGAATCAGAGGAATTGTCCAGGCTCCATTTTCTCACCTCTCTGGTGGTTGTAAACGCTGAACACTGTGTCACAATCGGGCTGTTCagtggcagcttccctcagagacgtttgggaaaaagcaaaactctgTTGTTTGATGATTCTCGTGTAGACTAAGTCTGAGCAGTGCAGTGgagctccagctttgtgtgcagttctgagttgggccctgcagaggaagaacaGGAACTGTTTCTGCCCAGCTcgtctctgtgcagcccctgagcacgcAGCGTCCTGGCTGAGTCCCCTCCGTGTcagagccccgcagcagcccAGGCCATGAGCAGCCGGGCCGGGCACTCAGGctgatgccctgcagctgggcaggggctgtgtcCAGGGGGTGGGAAACACCTGGGGCGTTAGCACGACCCCTTTCATTTCCCCATTCTTCACAGCGATCAGTAGCTACTGTGTGCGGTGTGGGGGAGCCAGGTGGTTTCCCACAGTGGCTTTTTAGGACTTTTTAGCATGGCCATTTGTTGGCTGTGTGGTGGAACAGGAATGGGTAGGGCCCTGCAGAGGGTTGAAGGGTGCAAAGTAGCAGTGAGACCCGGGTGCGGGAGGTGTGCAGGCTCCGGTGAGCCGTGTAATGTGGGTGAGAGCCACTGTCTGCACTTCGGAGGGAGAAATGGAGTTGTCCGGACGCGCAGGTCTCCGCTGTCGTCTAGGGAGAGCTCTTTCCCCGGCCCCCTACTCTGGCACCCGAGGCTTTGTGCCTGTAATAACCCCTTCAGTGTGTTGAGGTCCTCCTGTCCTCCACGCAGTTCCTTCTGTATGTTTTAGTTATATTTCTCCCATGCTATCCTATTATTACGTGCAGAaaatttgttctctttctgaGTGCTACAAGTCCTAAAGGTGTTATTCATTTGTTTCCGTTACGTGTAAATTCATTCATTATATGTGAGTAGAGTGACTGTAAGATTTCTTGTTGTATTTGGTCTCTTTTAGGTTTCATAGCTTGTGTTGCTGCAACTATACTTGAAGATGTCAGACTAGTTATAATTTATTTGGAGCAAAAAAGGTAAGAATAAGTTCGTTTTTTATTTAGTCATTGTGttaatggtaaaaaaataaggaatattCTGGTGGTTTATGAAAAACATGTTAAATTCGAATGAAATTCTCTAAGAATAAAGTAGAAACTCTAGTAGTTGTCTTATATAACTAACTAGTAAAAAAAACCACGTTAAAGACAGGAGTACCGAAGAGCTGGTAAATACATTGATCTGGAGATGTATTTCCTCTGATTTTAGTAGTCCAAGCATTTCTCACTGTGGGGTTTGCAAATTTACTTAATCCTGCTTGCAGCTGTAGCTTGCTCTTTTAGCTGTCTTATGACTGTGAACTGTATAGGCCAAGCCAGGCCAACCAACTTAGGTAAGGCAGGGTTTAGTCTGAATGCAGAAGAGCCTCGAACCTGTTCCAGTAAGGCCTGTGAAGAACTGCTCTGAGCATAAATTGTACCCTTTGGAAGCCACTGCAACCACAATAAAGCATTTCATAGTCATGTACCAATCCTGTGAAGATCAAAAAAGTCTGTTCTAAGCaaatagaataattttctgctttagcTTATGTATTTTGTCGGTTCAGCTTTTGAAGGTCAAATGAGCTTCCTAGCCTGATTTCAAAAAGCCCCCCACTGGGATAAACACTAGGAAAGCAGCCCAAGAAGTGGTCAGGTCATGAAAAGGCCAAGTATTCTGTAGCCAATATATAGTAAGTATGTAGTGTAGTACTATCACACCAAGTAAACCTTTTACATAAAATGTAAACCAGGGATTTCACAATAGAACAGAGGTATTTTTTTGATGGGAAATTTTGAGAAGTGTGAAATGTGATTATATTTGTTTACTGTTCCCTATCAGTATCTTTACCCCGCCTATGCCTAGGAGCACTAATTTTTCGAGTTCTTTTGCCTATGTGGTGAATTTAATTCTCAGAGCAGTGTCTTATTGAATGCTTCGTTTAACTCTTCtatctgaatcacagaatttcaaTTGAGTGcatgatggaaaatattttctaatccATTGGTTTCCTGCAAAAACAATAAGAGGGACATAAATTAACTGTACCATTATTGGTTCAATTATTTAGAAGAGTAAGCTTAATAATGACTACTAATACATTTGTAAATTAGAATGGTTTTCATTGTTGTTTGGtctttgaatttttcttcccaaataactgaatttctttctccttgtattTCTGATATTCATCTACAAGCACTTTTAGGCATGTTAGTAAATTGGACTTATTGTTAATATTGTTTTTATCAGAGCATTTATTTGCATAGTTTTCTGTTAGCTTTTTCACTCTTACTGTGGATTGAAGTAAATGTCAACTGGACAGGATCTTCCGTTTTGCAAAGAGCCCATGAAGTACTTCTGACGTTTTTTAACGGGTAGGTTCTTGAAAGCTGCTTAAAGCATTGCTTAATATAATCTTTAGGCAGTTTGGAGCACAGTTGTGTAACAACATGTGCCATGTTGGAACACACTCTAGATTTTAACCATTGGGATGTGAACATCAGTGATACTGAAAAGAGAACATGATCCTGCAGTTTTCGTAAGGGAAAATGCCCTTTAACCATGAGATAACAATTTATGCACAAATAAGGTTTTATCACAGAAAAAGTTTAACTTGAGTGAGAAAACAAAGTGGTCTGACATGTTAGATGCTGTCCTCCACTAGGAAGCATCCTTGCTACCATGATCACACTGCCATGATTTGTAAATGACGAAGCTGATTCAGAATGTTGGTCCAACTCCTGCCTCAGTTACTTCTGTGTCTGTTAAAATTTTGGATGAATCAGAATCACCTCTGGAATGATGCCTAAAAACTTGCTTTCTGTTGGAGGTAGttggtttgggaaaaaaagtactCATTAGACCAAGAAAGCATTTACACAAAGAAGCTGGGTGTATTTCTTTATGAAGTGTGCTTTTAGCAATGCCATGATAGTATCTGAACACAGTGTATGTGTCACATTTGATGTGAACTCTACCCACACACAAAAGCCTCCATTTCCCTGGGCAGATaagcagctttcttttccacagACAAAGTCCATGTGATATTTCATCTCTCTGGTCAGCTTTATATCCTCTAATTGCTCAGGCTCAAAATTTCAGCTTCTTAGAGGTGCAGCCCTCTGTAATCAGTGTTGACCAGAGAAAGGTTGCTTGGTGCTTCTTAAGGAGCACATTTTGATTTCCCTATGTCTTTCAGTGATAAATGTTTTATGTGGGACAAACTGAAGTGTTCTCCCCACCTGATAGTGGGTGTAGCGCACTCCCTTCttccaagagaaagaaaaggtgaaaagaaatACTAACATTACTTTTGCTTGACTTTGGGAACTTCGAGTGTGAGAC
This genomic window contains:
- the LOC139801250 gene encoding maestro heat-like repeat-containing protein family member 7, with protein sequence MPLCGATQQRKSFTKGENMMQLLLEARFGTERSKVKGLGQEMQFLGINWQDGCSHVPVEVVNKFRKAAVVPKRTTAIPRGCSVPQRGCTALGDSSSTATPVPTPHGLSSFPRTERTSPSQLRLAWVEDEGEEISLTIPDIMTQLLETDPWYSAEEKEEGQEMFKDAPEDLGEDQDMEWLRDLIANLSPSILRSLQDVSQAEKILRCIHRNVEHVRTEPSRFILRSVLGLLSECCPEETVQTLLMISPSCDNAALAMWEMLLSLPSTSVTVLDRLFSVIQGWRAKCAIPSAKQVLSKLSQRPRCQGILEVLFPRLLMSLLYKVSLGAVILGQEPPQADQASPLGVAVDGIKALLHAAGCQRHVQNIQKVGGWDMMLDVDTLERGVSLLAREMRKSPAKQRYLLFHHVKEILDQRREWQLNFAITFYTELLGCLGLGKDRSDVCLLHSYLSHGNQTVRLLALGGLVALAGDPRMARQMRDTSLLESILVFLKDPSTSMRTGALLFFQTMLGFLRRKEASPVSLLLVEKLPTLFGDESSQVQELSLSLFGETMKAVARRDKGEMKERIRRVVVSLSLHMYTESRSMAEACGKALLISAKFLGWRRLKRVIKRRKSWLIGETLLKQDRSRVEDYVRFSLPYLQDSQASVRAETIRFMGEPKPPETLFWQPGPSPRRCLGRQEQPCGCPGQGPGLPLPCPAQALVAAWLSGSSALGDLPGAIAAERWAGGRTAAQHLGRSPPKETLEVLWDGE